The genomic stretch cctgtttcctccagcatcttcacaaggtcctttgctgttgttctgggattgatttgcacttttcgcaccaaagtacgctcatctctaggagacagaacgcgtctccttcctgagcggtatgacggctgcatggtcccatggtgtttatacttgcgtactattgtttgtacagatgaatgtggtaccttcaggcgtttggaaattgctcccaaggatgaaccagacttggctgatttattttgattttcccatgatgtcaagcaaagaggcactgaatttgaaggtaggccttgaaatacatccacaggtacacctccaattgactcaaattatgtaaattagcctatcagaagcttctaaagccattacataattttctggaatattccaagctgtttaaaggcacagtcaacttagtgtatgtaaacttctgacccactggaattgtgatacagtgaattataagtgaaataatctgtctgtaaacaattgttggaaaaattacttgtgtcatgcacaaagtagatgtcctaaccgacttgccaaaactatagtttgttaacaatacatttgtggagtggttgaaaaacgagttttaatgactccaacctaagtgtatgtaaacttccgacttcaactgtacatagcatCTCAGAGtgagagtgctgatctaggatcaggtcccccctgtccatataatcacaTTAAttttgatctaaaaggctaaactgatcttagatcagtgcTCCTACTGTGGATACCGGCCCTGATTATGAAATTGTAATGGTCCGATAACAGCTCTTTTATGGCTATGTGCTTTAGGTTttgtgtgtggatggatggatgtttcACTTAGCTATTCTGGGTGTTACTCATGACCATATTTATCTATGGTCATGACGACAGACGGCCACCTGTCACAGCTAGCACCAGTTGTTAGCACGGTTGGTTAGCGCTAGCTTTGATCAGTGGGACAATAGCAGATGCTTGTGAGGGCGTAAGGGAGGGGGTGTGTATGTGGGAATGGCAGAGTGATCACAGATTACATCTTAATTTCCCCTCTACCAGCTACCAGGGTGCCTACATGGATATAGGTATGGCCTGGGCTGACTTGGCTCTGTGGTCCCACAAGTATTAGGTGCTGGAGTGTTGTTGTGTTCCAGCACAGATCTGAGCCATTGTCACCACCAGTCAATCTGAGACTGATTTGACACAGAAGCCTATTTGTTTTAGTCACACAATTTTTTATAGTAGGCACTGAAGGCCCTTTAAAGCGATAGTTTACctaaattacattttagtcatttagcagacactcttatccagagcgacttacatttagtgagtgcatacatttttttttttttttttcatactggccccccatgggaatcgaacccacaaccctggcattgcaaacgccatgctctaccaactgagctatatccctgctggccattccctcccctaccctgggccaattgtgcgccgccccatgggtctcccggtcgcggctggctatgacagagcctggattcgaaccaggatctctagtggcacagtgccttagaccactgcgccactcgggagagtagTTACAAATGTAACCCATTTTATGAATAGAAAATGTCCTAATGACCCGTAGAGTAAGCGACCTAAGATAAGTATTTTTATTTTGTAGCTGTctgtcatttccatgtaaaaggacccatgagcatcAACGTGAAGTTAATAGGActatgtcaaattgggtgtcaaatgaaattTAAGAGTCAATATTcatattataaaaaaaataaataaaataaaaagattagaaaacatctaccagaaaaagtcttaaaaggtttTAGAAATAcgtcaaaacacaataatgttgagatgaagacccctgccaactaatatcaacacttaaaACCCACATCTTttagatattttctaatttctctccctcatgagggaggataatgaaagttcacagaagtaacaagtaaaggtagacctaccaattagttagtgTTTTTACTAATAttaattttgtttatgaattattaagtgattacaACTCCAACTTCTGTTACCAAATCGGTAACAGAATTTCAGAAAAATTGGTAACGGAATTTCTGTAATTCAATTGGCTACAAGGGGAAAttatagtcacaaaccacagttgggtcacctgctactgtcttcCCTTCCGCTGGCAGACTGTTATGTTCACCTCATAACtgttttctgtctctttctgtcatcTGGTGGTCTCCTCACTCACTGAGCACAAGACGTCCATGGACGTTGACATTTTGTCATTCCGCCCTGGctttgatttcaacgtccacagatGTCTGGACCGGCCTTCATTTGACCTAAACATAGACGtccatgattggttcagatttggacagcacagtacagtagacaaaaaaaaagtagagtacagtacacagagcacactagagttgagtacagtataatgtactaactatactctacttgactatactgtactgaactctacagtTCTGtgctatactgtactctactgtgctctactttgatgtccaaacttgtgaaacatagacgtctatgattgggcggcagttagcctagcggttagagcgttgggccagtaactgaaaggttgctggtttcaatcccagagccgacaaggctcggttgatgtgcccttcagcaaggcacttaactctaattgctcctgtaagtcgctctggataagagcgtctactaaatgacaaaaaaattaattaaaaaaattggttcagatttggtccaattcggaccaaccaaatttggtcttgtttggtggcGGAGCTCATTAAAATAGCCAGTGTGTATAATAATACCCAAACGTGGTCAcataaactgagggagattttaccaaaattctgttaccaaaatgtgcatctgcacagttcttccagtaaaactttgaaatcaatggtttttgtttggcatacattttaagggAAAAATCGTATTCTTGCTAACAAAATATATGCTATAATATGGTGAACTAACTCTTTtaactcttcctcttcttctggGCAGAGCGGGCCATCGCCAGGCACGAGGTGCATGAGATCGAGGAGAGGCACACGCAGGACGGCCTGCGGGAGCGGGAGGCCCCCTCGGCGGCCGACAGTGAGGACGTGGTGGTCATCTACAACCGGGTGCCCAAGACAGCCAGCACCTCCTTCACCAACATCGCCTACGACCTGTGTGGCAAGAACCACTACCACGTGCTGCACATCAACACCACCAAGAACAACCCAGTCATGTCCATGCAGGACCAGGTGAGAGAGTGAGGCCAGAGGTCAAGGGTTAACGTCCCTCCATATTTAGCTGATTATAGAAAATATTGCACACAGTGGAtgctgatggagggagagatcagAGGATTAGCtctttgtaatggctggaatggaatgaatatAAAGGCACCGCACACATGGTTTCTTCCATGATTCATTCTATTCTGCCAGAATTATAATTTAGCAATGTTTTGACCTCTGTGGAAGAGGGCGAGAGACATATAGAgagagtcactctgtctctctccctcttccacaAAGGTAAAAACATTGCTAAATTAAAATTCTGGCAGCATGTAAACAGTGGGCGATGAGTGGCAGTTGGTGTCACTTTAAATCGGTGGAAGCGAGGGAATTGGAGATGGCAAGTGGGAGGGTGAGATTGAAGAGTGGATTGCAGAGGCACATGTCATGTATTAATTGTCATTGTCTACCTGCTCAGGTGCGGTTTGTGAAGAATGTGACAGAGTGGAGGGAGATGAAGCCGGCGTTCTACCACGGACACGTCTCCTTCCTGGACTTTACAAAGTGAGAACCCCTCACTACTGCACACATCCTACCAGATAGACTTTTGTTGCTGTCTCCCCCTTGTGGTCTTATAGAATACTACACCAATACAAATTCAGAACGTCACAGATCGATTGCAATTCTATAGAAGGGATATGACTTTAAATCATGGGAAAAGGGGTGTCATCATGGCAAGTTGAAGCAACACTGTCCTATTGAACAGGGCCTAGATTTACAACTTGTGATGTGTATTCATAGGTCATCTTAGATATTGTCATTATAGCATCTCTATGATATATGTAAGTCCTTATACAATACATTCTAACACTATCTCTCTCCTATTGAACATGCCTCTGATTTAACGTATTGTGTATTTCTAGGTCATCTTAGATAATATCTGTGTAATATACGGGTCGGGTAGGACATCCATTATACAATTTATTCTAACACTATCTCTCTGTTTTGACCCAGGTTTGGAGTAAAGAAGAAGCCCATCTATATCAATGTTATCCGAGATCCCATCGAGCGCCTGGTGTCCTACTACTACTTCCTGCGTTTTGGGGATGACTACCGGCCCGGACTGCGACGCCGGAAACAGGGGGATAAGAAGGTCAGTCCCACAATCCTCTGCATTGTTTTGTACCAACTAGTGTATTAGTGATTAGCTAACACTATGAAATATTGTTGATTTGTAAATAAAAAGGGCATTGCTGCCTACACTAAAGCTACAATCTGGGATTCTTTTTTCCCCCAGCAAACTAATGCAGATTCCCAGATCCTAGATTGTAACTTTATatctggaatccttaatggtgaaacttcCATGTCtgtttgggatattacaacaacaaagaagttactgcaaacaacgaaGACTGTTTTTCCCCCTTGGACATCATTGCATgcgcgatagaacagcagaatatgtactgcCATTTTTTAAAACTTACTGCTCAATACACCTCACTTCCGTTTCGtccacaaaacaaaaacaataacaaaggtgCTGGGGCGGACAGTGGCACTGTTTCCTCTAATGCAGATTCCATCTTTAAGGTTCCACTTAGGACAgaattattatattttatttattagcAGTAATATATACAATGTATTTGAACAGTAAAACATGCTTCCATAGGTAATGCTATCTTAGATTTTTTGTGGATGTGTTTCAGACCTTTGATGAGTGTGTGTCGGCGGGAGGCTCAGACTGCGCCCCAGAAAAGCTGTGGCTGCAGATCCCCTTTTTCTGTGGTCACTACTCCGAATGCTGGTATGTACCCCTCCTTACGTGACATCAATACCCTGAATTCTTAACCTATAACCCCATTACACATTTCTTAATGGGCTGGTATATGGACAGTTGAACACAAAACGTGAACCCCTTTAACATCCATTTAACTTACCTCCATTACACATACTATTGCATGCCTTTCTTTTCTAGAGGCCGTGATTTGCTTTTTCTCTCTTGTGATCTGTATcatcccccccaccctctctttcTGCTCCTATCTCAACTGACGAGAATGTGAGACTAGCCTATTTGCTTGATTGTAACACAGTTTATTTATGTGTATATTGTTTACCGTACTTATACTGTATACTGCAATTCAGCTCGGAGCTGCCAATGTATCCAACGTGAAATCATTCTAtacatatactaccagtcaaaggtttgcacacacctactcattcaagggtttttctttatttttactattttttacattgtagaataatagtgaagacatcaaaactatgaaataacacatatggaatcatgtagtaaccaaaaaagtgttaaacaaatcaaaatatattttatctttgacattcttcaaatagccaccctttgccttgatgacagctttgcacactcttggcattctctcaaccagcttcatgaggtagtcacctggaatgcatttcaattaacaggtgtgccttgttaaaagttaatttgtggaatttatttccttcttaatgtgtttgagccaattggttgtgttgtgacaaggtagggggggggtatacagaagatagccctgtttggtaaaagaccaagtccatattatgacaagaacagctcaaataagcaaagagaaacgacggtacatcattactttaagacatgaaggtcagtcaatatggaaaatgtcaataacttttaaagtttcttcaagtgcagtcacaaaaaccatcaagcgctatgatgaaactggctctcatgaggaccaccagaggaatggaagacccagagttacctctgctgcagaggataagttcattagagttaccagcctcagaaattgcagcccaaataattgcttcacagagttcaagtcacagacacatctcaacatcaactgttcagaggggactgtgtgaatcaggccttcatggtcaaattgctgcaaagaaaccacttctaaaggacaccaataagaagaagagacctgcttgggccaagaaacacgagcaatggacattagaccggtggaaatgtgtccttttggtctggagtccttgtgagacgcggtgtgggtgaacggatgatctccgcatgtggatttcccaccgtaaagcatgtaggaggaggtgttatggtgtgggggtgctttgctggtgatactgtctgtgatttatttagaaatgaaggcatacttaaccagcatggctaccacagcattctgcagcgatacgccatcccatctggtttgggattagtgggactatcatttgtttttcaacaggacaatgacccaacacacctccaggctgtgtaagggctatttgaccaagaaggagagtgatggagtgctgcatcagatgacctggcctccacaatcccccgacctcaacccaatagagatggtttgggatgagtcggatggcagagtgaaggaaaagcagccaacaagtgctcagcatatgtgggaactccttcaagactgttggaaaagcattccaggtgaagctggttgagagaatgccaagagtgtgcaaagctgtcatcaaggcaaagggtggctatttgaagaatctcaaatagaaaatatattttgatttgtttaacacttttttggttactaatttacatgattccatatgtgttatttcatagttttgatgtcttcactattattctacaatgtagaaaatagtaaaaataaagaaaaacccttgaatgagtaggtgtgtccaaacttttgactggtactgtaaatctaAACATCTGATGTacagctgatgtaaaaagggttttataaatacatttgattgattgaatgttTATCTCTCCCCCATAGGAATGTGGGCAGCCACTGGGCCCTGGAGCAGGCCAAGTATAACCTGGTCAATGAGTACCTGCTGGTAGGGTTGACTGAGGAGCTGGAGGACTTTGTAATGATGCTGGAGGCGGCACTTCCGCGCTTTTTCAGGGGCGCCACTGAGCTCTACAAAACAGGTACGCTACCATGCCTACTgcgattacgttttagattattACTTCCAAGGTGAAACTGATTTGtctttttaaagctttttttttattttagtgtCAGCCTACTCACATGCCTCAAAATAgataaaaaatgtattttcagTCAATCGTATGTAGAATGATGATGTACCTATTTTTGAATGTGTTGAAGCATGTACAGTAGATGTACCGTTATCACAGGAGATGTTCACGTTACTGTTCTTTGAGAGACCAATTCTCACTTTTTTCACAGCTCTAACAACGTGCACGTACCTCTTCATTATATTTGACAATTTCTACATACCATCTTTAACTAAAAACAAAAATACAAGTGCGACTTAATACAAGTGCGACTTAGATTGGTACTGATGTGCTATGCCCCTTTCCCAACAGGGAAGAAATCCCACCTGAGGAAGACAAGCGAAAAGAAGCCGCCTACCAAGGAATCCAGCGCCAAGCTGCAGCAGTCGGCCATCTGGAAGATGGAGAACGAGTTCTACGAGTTTGCCCTGGAGCAGTTCCAGTTTGTCCGGGCTCACGCAGTCCGGGAGAAGGACGGGGAACTCTACCTGCTGGCTCAGAACTTCTTCTATGAGAAGATCTACCCCAAAACTAACTAGCACACATGAAAGATGGACCATTCATCTAGGCTTCATGCCATAGTCACACACActggggagaggacagaggagaggaggaggaaaactAAGATCATCTGTGGAACTGTGTCTGTTGGACGTTGTAAGTCAGCAGTTTCTGAATGTCGCCTGCTTCACTGACTCCGACTCCTCCGTCTCCATAGTAGCCGACAGAACCAGGAAGCTGCCTCTTCCTGATGCAAGAGTGCCAATAGGTCAAGTTCCCACCAGCATCCAAGTTCCAGGACTCCCTTTCTCTTTCCAGGTGAAAGTTCACAGGAGTGGTTTGCTCGACGGACACATGGCAGGAGACGAGTCTACTTGGCATCTGGCCATGTCCTTTTACTTCTGGTCACATGATTTGTATTTTCCGTCCAGAGGGAAGGTTTTTATTGGCAGTGTTCTTTTTGGTtgcattttatttgtattttcattctactttactatcatcGTCTATGGGAAACATTGTCGTCCCACTTTTTATGTGTTCAAATTATGTAACCGTCTAAACTTAAAAGCTGACTACAATGTTATCTTGGAGTTTACCTATATGAACTGAAGACGTTTTTTTTACAAAATCTAAATCCTGTGGCCTCCATAAACTTGGGTAAACAGATACACTCTTTTCACAACTGTGGTACTACTATTGTGTGTTTTATACTGTACTTATTTAGTTGTTTTCAGACTATTTGACCCAGTTGGATTATTGCTAGGTGGAATGTGAAGTGTTTACACATGATGTAATTAAACTATGGAAGAAGACAATTCAGCTGCTGTACATATTACTAATTTCAATACATCTGGATCAAACGGTTATTTTATTTCAAGAGGACTTGCTTTGATTTCAGCTTTGGTATAACACATTTAGTTAATGAGCCATTTGTACATTTTTCTCTCAGCTTTTGTTATTTTCTCTAGATTGGCGAGAGACCATTTCATTTTAGTGCTTTTATTTTCAATCTGTCATATGTTTGCTATCATTGGGCCACTATTGAACCCAAAGTGCCCACAAATCCATTGTTTTGCTGCTGTAAACTCATGAACTTGTTGCATTTCTCCAAACAAAGGGTGAAGTTGACCGTTGTTATTTATGACAGATTTTTTTATCCCTGATTATTTCCATTTCTTTATATTCCCCTTAGGATCATAAATTGCAATCcattttcatttatttttctATGGTTATCATGTAAgactaacctaacctaacctaacccatgCGTGCACCGCTAACTGCTGGTGCTGCTAATGCCAGTCCTGTTCTTCTATTGAAGGCCTACTAATACAGACACTGATCAGATCATCTCTGTAACTCAGCCGGAGCACTAGAACAGCCTACAAAAGTGTTGTGAAGCAGTGACATTCCCAATTTATCAAGCCCTAGCCCAGACTTTGAGACAGCAGAAGTACGAAAAAGCAAAGCGAATGTATTTTCTCCCACAGTGGATTATAAAAGAGAGATTGAATCTCTGAGATAAATTGTGATGTTGGGAAGGGATGGTAGGCAGGCAGTAACTAAACATTGCTTGTGTTCTCATGTTATTAAAGGGGCTCTTCACCATGTGACATCATCAGGAGTAATTTTCTTAGTCATCTTTTTGTAGAAACATGCTGATTTCACAGACACTGGTATGGTGATGGAGaactctggataaaagcatctgccaaatggcatatatactgtataatgaatgTGAGGTTAAATTGGTGAAGTGCCCCTTTAAGGTCTATGTTATAAAGAGAGGCTACTCCTGTGGTTTTGGTTACTCAGCATATTGTACCTTCCTCCCTAACCAACCAAAATCACTGCAAAGAAAAGCTtgcgcgctctctctctttctgtgttgcAGTAGTATCTGCTGGAATGTCAACCTCACCATGTTTTTGTTATAATTTTGTCATTCCCATGTTTTTATTGCCatataaaaaaatgaaatgcCCATTACTGCATGCTTTTTATGTAATTCTTTGTTAGTACATTGATAGACACTGAAAATGTTGgctgctgttctctctgtgtacTATAGAGGGAGCTCATTGGCTAATTTTTGTCTTCACCCTGCCTGCAGTGGAGacattacatttcagtcatttagcagacgctcttatccagagcgacttacagtagtgagtgcatacatgttcatatttgttcgtactggtcccccatgggaatcgaacccacaaccctggtgttgctagtGCCATGTTCTACCAA from Coregonus clupeaformis isolate EN_2021a chromosome 21, ASM2061545v1, whole genome shotgun sequence encodes the following:
- the LOC121535017 gene encoding heparan sulfate 2-O-sulfotransferase 1, encoding MGLLRTMMPPKFQLLALLAFAVAMFFLENQIQKLEESRGKLERAIARHEVHEIEERHTQDGLREREAPSAADSEDVVVIYNRVPKTASTSFTNIAYDLCGKNHYHVLHINTTKNNPVMSMQDQVRFVKNVTEWREMKPAFYHGHVSFLDFTKFGVKKKPIYINVIRDPIERLVSYYYFLRFGDDYRPGLRRRKQGDKKTFDECVSAGGSDCAPEKLWLQIPFFCGHYSECWNVGSHWALEQAKYNLVNEYLLVGLTEELEDFVMMLEAALPRFFRGATELYKTGKKSHLRKTSEKKPPTKESSAKLQQSAIWKMENEFYEFALEQFQFVRAHAVREKDGELYLLAQNFFYEKIYPKTN